One Bradyrhizobium zhanjiangense DNA segment encodes these proteins:
- a CDS encoding MFS transporter, producing MRPEPRRSKPTREDDSLIVVALGGAGIISYGTLYYCVAAIAKEASRDLVVTEDWIIGCFSFALLASALMSLVAGRLMDRYGAGKTMKVASFVGAASLGIAATSWNAVVFAIALFGMQLASAFLFYEAAFVFLVQRDAVHAGRQMALLTLIVGFSSTLFWPLTSLLLTSICWRQVCWIYGGCNVLLAVPLIQLALGKSSARLGDQNTVCGPQDQSSSKTIDLLLMTLGFSLTTFAFSALLSRMIPILASIGLELQETALVSTLFGPSQIAVRLFAGSFTERISPIQLTILSCVMLSAATFTIILTSHSFVGIAIFVALVGFSSGLNSICRGSLPLSVFGPDGYGARVGLITIFRLSTASFAPFFFNFIQNNYGVRLALTSLAICATASTLSFALVSARLKREPGR from the coding sequence ATGCGACCGGAACCGAGAAGATCGAAACCCACCCGGGAGGATGACAGTCTGATCGTTGTGGCACTGGGCGGTGCAGGAATTATCAGCTACGGCACACTTTATTATTGTGTGGCGGCCATTGCAAAAGAGGCTTCCCGTGACCTCGTAGTCACAGAGGACTGGATAATTGGTTGTTTCTCATTTGCTTTGCTTGCCAGTGCGCTGATGTCGCTGGTTGCCGGTCGCCTCATGGACCGATACGGCGCAGGCAAGACAATGAAGGTCGCCTCATTCGTTGGAGCTGCTAGCCTGGGAATTGCAGCAACTTCTTGGAATGCAGTCGTTTTTGCAATCGCCCTGTTCGGTATGCAACTTGCGTCGGCATTTCTCTTTTATGAGGCTGCGTTCGTGTTCTTGGTACAGCGAGATGCGGTTCATGCAGGACGGCAAATGGCTCTCCTGACATTAATTGTCGGTTTCTCGTCAACGCTATTTTGGCCGTTGACCTCGTTGCTGCTCACTTCGATATGCTGGAGGCAAGTCTGTTGGATCTATGGAGGCTGCAATGTTCTCCTCGCTGTCCCTTTAATCCAATTGGCTCTTGGGAAGTCCTCCGCAAGGCTTGGAGATCAGAACACGGTCTGTGGCCCGCAAGACCAGTCCTCTTCCAAGACGATTGACCTCCTCCTCATGACGTTAGGCTTTTCGCTGACGACATTTGCTTTTTCAGCGTTACTCAGTCGAATGATTCCTATCCTTGCGTCGATCGGTTTAGAGCTGCAGGAGACAGCCTTGGTTTCCACGCTCTTCGGCCCGTCACAGATCGCGGTACGGCTATTTGCGGGATCGTTTACCGAGAGGATATCGCCAATTCAACTCACCATTCTCTCATGTGTTATGCTCTCGGCGGCGACATTCACTATTATACTGACGTCTCACTCTTTCGTCGGAATTGCAATCTTCGTTGCCTTGGTTGGGTTTAGCTCTGGTCTAAACAGCATCTGCCGTGGGAGCTTGCCGCTCTCAGTCTTCGGGCCGGATGGGTATGGAGCACGGGTCGGGTTGATCACGATCTTCCGATTATCGACGGCGTCGTTCGCGCCATTCTTCTTCAATTTCATCCAAAACAACTATGGCGTCAGGCTTGCCTTGACTTCTCTAGCCATCTGCGCAACAGCAAGCACTCTTTCATTCGCACTCGTGAGTGCCCGATTGAAGCGGGAACCAGGCCGTTGA